One part of the Dysidea avara chromosome 10, odDysAvar1.4, whole genome shotgun sequence genome encodes these proteins:
- the LOC136268668 gene encoding CCAAT/enhancer-binding protein gamma-like: MEQHTIYGNFELFMQGVHSPYVKEAAQSQAAQNQAPRCAVNSKYPGQVSYLNSGEEPIDLADFLSLDSAQPIAVKEELYQTSPPLADNRLPYHQSAFGYNPGHFVVTGRMDQLNLTNQEAAQQIAEQQQQQLGSAPGKSPRAKPSQVLVGKKLMDKNSDEYRRRRERNNVAVRRSRDKTRHKREETEKRVTELEEENQKLREKLTLLNKEINVLKSLFSSVGTTSTSSTSTAN; this comes from the coding sequence ATGGAGCAACATACGATTTATGGTAACTTTGAATTATTCATGCAGGGAGTACACTCGCCGTACGTGAAGGAAGCAGCACAGAGCCAAGCGGCACAGAATCAGGCGCCACGTTGTGCCGTCAATTCTAAGTATCCCGGGCAAGTTAGCTATTTGAATAGCGGAGAAGAGCCGATCGATTTGGCAGACTTTTTGTCACTGGATTCAGCGCAACCAATTGCAGTAAAGGAGGAGTTATACCAAACATCACCACCTTTAGCTGACAATCGCCTACCATATCACCAGTCAGCTTTTGGCTACAACCCTGGACATTTTGTAGTGACTGGCAGAATGGATCAGTTGAACTTAACAAATCAAGAAGCTGCACAGCAAATTGCagagcaacaacagcaacagtTGGGAAGTGCTCCGGGAAAATCACCCCGAGCAAAACCCAGTCAAGTTTTGGTTGGCAAAAAGTTGATGGATAAGAATAGTGATGAGTATAGGAGACGACGTGAAAGAAACAACGTAGCAGTTAGGAGGAGCAGAGATAAAACTAGGCATAAGAGGGAAGAAACAGAAAAACGGGTTACTGAGCTGGAGGAAGAGAACCAAAAATTACGAGAAAAGCTTACTTTACTAAACAAGGAGATTAATGTTCTAAAAAGTTTGTTTTCATCAGTAGGAACTACCTCTACATCATCAACCTCTACTGCAAATTAA
- the LOC136268662 gene encoding betaine--homocysteine S-methyltransferase 1-like isoform X3 codes for MAESPTGKRAKKSVRSLEERLNAGESVIVAEGYLLSLSRRGYVSHGSFIPDVVLEHPEMVRLLHYEFAHCGSDVMEAFQYYTLRSHLRKIGREDDLEKCNRLALKMAKEVADEKGLLFAGGLCNSSIYVPGDEKSHKEVRAIFEEQVKWCVEEGVDYMIGETFRYFGEAMIALDVIKAHGKPAVITFCFHRKDDNGQFTLLDEVNIGDACKQIADAGALVVGLNCARGPGMMIEVIEEIRKKCPNVHLAALPVAYRTTEEEPTFYNITDKGLNQPAYPDGLDPLLVSISEIKDFTKKAYDLGVRYFGICCGNSGHYTRTMAETLGRSPPASKYATDVTSSSSVGQEMKGRTKMQDGRIL; via the exons ATGGCGGAGTCACCTACTGGCAAGCGAGCCAAGAAAA GTGTCCGCAGTCTTGAAGAAAGGCTTAATGCAGGAGAGAGCGTGATAGTCGCCGAGGGATACCTGTTATCTTTATCGCGCAGGGGTTATGTTTCTCATGGCTCGTTCATCCCTGACGTTGTGTTAGAACACCCAGAGATGGTGAGACTGCTTCATTACGAGTTCGCCCACTGTGGTAGTGACGTGATGGAAGCTTTTCAA taCTACACACTGCGAAGCCATCTGAGGAAAATTGGGCGAGAAGATGATTTAGAGAAATGCAATCGGTTAGCATTAAAAATGGCTAAGGAGGTAGCTGATGAAAAGGGCTTGCTATTTGCTGGTGGGCTTTGCAACAGTTCCATATATGTTCCAGGTGATGAGAAATCACACAAGGAAGTTAGGGCCATTTTCGAAGAGCAAGTCAAATGGTGTGTCGAGGAAGGAGTAGACTACATGATTGGAGAGACATTTAGGTACTTTGGAGAAGCCATGATTGCGCTAGACGTGATTAAGGCACATGGAAAACCTGCTGTGATCACCTTCTGTTTTCATAGAAAGGATGACAATGGACAATTTACCTTACTAGATGAAGTAAATATCGGTGATGCTTGTAAGCAAATTGCAGATGCTGGAGCTCTTGTAGTGGGATTGAACTGTGCTAGAGGTCCTGGTATGATGATAGAGGTCATTGAAGAAATCAGAAAGAAGTGTCCTAATGTCCACCTGGCAGCTCTACCAGTAGCATATCGCACAACTGAAGAGGAGCCAACCTTCTACAACATCACCGACAAAGGACTGAATCAACCAGCCTATCCAGATGGACTTGATCCACTTCTTGTCTCCATCTCAGAAATAAAGGATTTCACAAAAAAAGCTTATGATTTGGGTGTGCGTTATTTTGGAATCTGTTGTGGTAATTCTGGTCATTACACACGGACAATGGCAGAAACGTTAGGTCGTTCCCCACCAGCCAGCAAATATGCTACAGATGTCACCAGTAGCAGTAGTGTTGGACAGGAGATGAAGGGTCGGACCAAAATGCAAGATGGTCGTATCTTGTGA
- the LOC136268662 gene encoding betaine--homocysteine S-methyltransferase 1-like isoform X2 — MAELPIGKRAKKSVRSLEERLNAGESVIVAEGYLLSLSRRGYVSHGSFIPDVVLEHPEMVRLLHYEFAHCGSDVMEAFQYYTLRSHLRKIGREDDLEKCNRLALKMAKEVADEKGLLFAGGLCNSSIYVPGDEKSHKEVRAIFEEQVKWCVEEGVDYMIGETFRYFGEAMIALDVIKAHGKPAVITFCFHRKDDNGQFTLLDEVNIGDACKQIADAGALVVGLNCARGPGMMIEVIEEIRKKCPNVHLAALPVAYRTTEEEPTFYNITDKGLNQPAYPDGLDPLLVSISEIKDFTKKAYDLGVRYFGICCGNSGHYTRTMAETLGRSPPASKYATDVTSSSSVGQEMKGRTKMQDGRIL, encoded by the exons ATGGCGGAGTTACCTATTGGCAAGCGAGCCAAAAAAA GTGTCCGCAGTCTTGAAGAAAGGCTTAATGCAGGAGAGAGCGTGATAGTCGCCGAGGGATACCTGTTATCTTTATCGCGCAGGGGTTATGTTTCTCATGGCTCGTTCATCCCTGACGTTGTGTTAGAACACCCAGAGATGGTGAGACTGCTTCATTACGAGTTCGCCCACTGTGGTAGTGACGTGATGGAAGCTTTTCAA taCTACACACTGCGAAGCCATCTGAGGAAAATTGGGCGAGAAGATGATTTAGAGAAATGCAATCGGTTAGCATTAAAAATGGCTAAGGAGGTAGCTGATGAAAAGGGCTTGCTATTTGCTGGTGGGCTTTGCAACAGTTCCATATATGTTCCAGGTGATGAGAAATCACACAAGGAAGTTAGGGCCATTTTCGAAGAGCAAGTCAAATGGTGTGTCGAGGAAGGAGTAGACTACATGATTGGAGAGACATTTAGGTACTTTGGAGAAGCCATGATTGCGCTAGACGTGATTAAGGCACATGGAAAACCTGCTGTGATCACCTTCTGTTTTCATAGAAAGGATGACAATGGACAATTTACCTTACTAGATGAAGTAAATATCGGTGATGCTTGTAAGCAAATTGCAGATGCTGGAGCTCTTGTAGTGGGATTGAACTGTGCTAGAGGTCCTGGTATGATGATAGAGGTCATTGAAGAAATCAGAAAGAAGTGTCCTAATGTCCACCTGGCAGCTCTACCAGTAGCATATCGCACAACTGAAGAGGAGCCAACCTTCTACAACATCACCGACAAAGGACTGAATCAACCAGCCTATCCAGATGGACTTGATCCACTTCTTGTCTCCATCTCAGAAATAAAGGATTTCACAAAAAAAGCTTATGATTTGGGTGTGCGTTATTTTGGAATCTGTTGTGGTAATTCTGGTCATTACACACGGACAATGGCAGAAACGTTAGGTCGTTCCCCACCAGCCAGCAAATATGCTACAGATGTCACCAGTAGCAGTAGTGTTGGACAGGAGATGAAGGGTCGGACCAAAATGCAAGATGGTCGTATCTTGTGA
- the LOC136268662 gene encoding betaine--homocysteine S-methyltransferase 1-like isoform X4: MAESPTGKRAKKSVRSLEERLNAGESVIVAEGYLLALSRRGYISHGTFIPDVVLEHPEMVRLLHYEFAHCGSDVMEAFQYFTLRSHLRKIGREDDLEKCNRLALKMAKEVADEKGLLFAGGLCNSSIYVPGDEKSHKEVRAIFEEQVKWCVEEGVDYMIGETFRKDDNGQFTLLDEVNIGDACKQIADAGALVVGLNCARGPGMMIEVIEEISKKCPNVHLAALPVAYRTTEEEPTFYNITDKGLNQPAYPDGLDPLLVSISEIKDFTKKAYDLGVRYFGICCGNSGHYTRTMAETLGRSPPASKYATDVTSSSSVGQEMKGRTKMQDGRIL, from the exons ATGGCGGAGTCACCTACTGGCAAGCGAGCCAAGAAAA GTGTCCGTAGTCTTGAAGAAAGGCTTAATGCGGGAGAGAGCGTGATAGTCGCTGAGGGATACCTGTTAGCCTTATCGCGCAGGGGTTATATTTCTCATGGCACGTTTATCCCTGACGTTGTGTTAGAACACCCAGAGATGGTGAGACTGCTTCATTACGAGTTCGCCCACTGTGGCAGTGACGTAATGGAAGCTTTTCAA TACTTCACACTGCGAAGCCATCTGAGGAAAATTGGGCGAGAAGATGATTTAGAGAAATGCAATCGGTTAGCATTAAAAATGGCTAAGGAGGTAGCTGATGAAAAGGGCTTGCTATTTGCTGGTGGGCTTTGCAACAGTTCCATATATGTTCCAGGTGATGAGAAATCACATAAGGAAGTTAGGGCCATTTTCGAAGAGCAAGTCAAATGGTGTGTCGAGGAAGGAGTAGACTACATGATTGGAGAGACATTTAG AAAGGATGACAACGGACAATTTACCTTACTAGATGAGGTAAATATCGGTGATGCTTGTAAGCAAATTGCAGATGCTGGAGCTCTTGTAGTGGGATTGAACTGTGCTAGAGGTCCTGGTATGATGATAGAGGTCATTGAAGAAATCAGTAAGAAGTGTCCTAATGTCCACCTGGCAGCTCTACCAGTAGCATATCGCACAACTGAAGAGGAGCCAACCTTCTACAACATCACCGATAAAGGACTGAATCAACCAGCTTATCCAGATGGACTTGATCCACTTCTTGTCTCCATCTCAGAAATAAAGGATTTCACAAAAAAAGCTTATGACTTGGGTGTACGTTATTTTGGGATCTGTTGTGGTAATTCTGGTCATTACACGCGGACAATGGCAGAAACATTAGGTCGTTCCCCACCAGCCAGCAAATATGCTACAGATGTCACCAGTAGCAGTAGTGTTGGACAGGAGATGAAGGGTCGGACCAAAATGCAAGATGGTCGTATTTTGTAA
- the LOC136268664 gene encoding spermatogenesis-associated protein 7 homolog, protein MSHRGYKTKSGHTKEHFITFTPRAKLESSHSLISNHMKAHYNRIASVQAKTDSRPPVSMQKATKARDCQRMLLDGSGRHHEPSLNSSFETGIHPVDSHASLSDTSFDSGDESAVTQTEQWRNYATKTGRLTGYIYSSRKNSPVKDESRKEIWKPAFSLNSTGTIHAFYPSLNQSSTDGYHNCTVNMKTRNRHSTANSDEKLSGQNSPTTEAYIGHNVQTPLCGSPIKATSSRKHVTDAEVKEDRIKMLRRQEELEYLGFISGITQDILSRQYLSDTALELLIGCHIKRNQHKLDKDKMMEMVAELKEQLGFKTKQ, encoded by the exons ATGAGCCATCGCGGGTACAAGACGAAGAGTGGACACACGAAAGAACATTTTATAA CTTTTACTCCACGAGCCAAGTTGGAATCATCGCATTCTTTGATATCCAACCACATGAAGGCCCATTACAATAGAATTGCATCAGTCCAAG CTAAAACTGACTCTCGCCCACCTGTGTCAATGCAGAAGGCAACCAAAG CTAGGGATTGTCAGAGAATGCTATTGGATGGCTCAGGAAGGCATCATGAACCCTCGCTTAACTCAAGTTTCGAAACTGGCATTCACCCTGTGGACAGCCATGCCAGTTTAAGTGACACTAGTTTTGATTCTGGTGATGAATCAGCAGTCACTCAGACAGAACAGTGGAGAAATTATGCCACAAAAACAGGCAGACTAACAGGCTATATCTACAGTAGCAGAAAAAATTCTCCAGTTAAAGATGAAAGCAGGAAGGAAATATGGAAACCTGCTTTCTCCTTGAATAGCACAGGAACAATTCATGCATTTTACCCCTCACTAAATCAATCATCTACAGATGGTTATCACAACTGTACAGTAAATATGAAAACAAGAAACAGACACTCGACAGCTAACAGTGATGAAAAACTCTCTGGCCAAAACTCACCCACTACTGAAGCAT ATATTGGACACAATGTACAGACGCCATTGTGTGGTTCACCCATAAAAGCTACTTCATCAAGAAAACATGTCACAGATGCTGAAGTCAAGGAAGATAGAATAAAAATGCTAAGAAG ACAGGAAGAGCTGGAATATTTAGGCTTCATCTCAGGGATCACCCAGGATATCTTATCTAGACAGTACCTAAGTGACACAGCATTGGAGTTACTGATAGGATGCCATATCAAACGCAACCAACACAAGTTAGACAAG GACAAAATGATGGAAATGGTTGCAGAGTTAAAAGAACAACTTGGATTTAAAACTAAGCAATAA
- the LOC136268665 gene encoding uncharacterized protein isoform X1, producing MDNIHLTEEQFHCFSQLAKNPKYAGKGFVEDTTFKYPSWEELVTESVTNCRPYFVWCSIGGWLGALKLGLDELQCPEAQQLYSSIQQAFNHCLSVREAQQSFRYQRRNDSNRVISFIYFMSLGKGMFQIRLDSPDERTSSDLHLSCVHRRWGANMKELNSRPDLRDGIFQSKVEKLTAEAKQVNRVGPAWSKQLPSMAHLVQLIRCEEKEGTSQRKELLLGLEKEIQRAISSCLIVTQKKSGFYKYENKLRLRLGRRLQSYVRRRIRKI from the exons ATGGATAATATTCACCTAACGGAAGAGCAGTTTCATTGTTTCTCTCAATTGGCAAAGAATCCAAAGTATGCAGGTAAAGGTTTTGTAGAGGATACCACATTCAAGTACCCCAGCTGGGAGGAATTGGTGACAGAGTCAGTAACAAATTGCCGTCCGTATTTTGTTTGGTGCAGTATTGGTGGATGGTTGGGTGCCTTAAAACTTGGACTAGATGAACTACAATGTCCAGAAGCACAACAACTTTATAGTAGCATACAGCAAGCTTTTAATCATTGTTTAAGTGTACGTGAAGCGCAACAGAGTTTTCGATATCAACGTAGAAATGACAGTAATCGAGTGATTAGCTTTATTTACTTTATGTCACTAGGAAAAGGTATGTTTCAGATAAGACTGGATTCTCCTGATGAAAGGACATCTTCTGACTTGCATTTAAGTTGTGTACATCGACGATGGGGTGCTAACATGAAAGAATTAAATTCTAGACCAGACCTCAGAGATGGTATATTTCAGTCAAAGGTTGAGAAACTTACAGCAGAGGCAAAGCAGGTGAACAGGGTTGGTCCTGCTTGGTCTAAACAGTTACCGAGTATGGCTCATTTGGTTCAGCTCATTCGATGTGAAGAAAAGGAAG GTACCTCCCAACGAAAGGAACTTCTCTTG GGGCTTGAAAAAGAAATCCAGCGTGCAATAAGCTCCTGCCTAATTGTAACACAGAAGAAATCTGGTTTCTACAAGTATGAAAATAAACTCAGATTACGTCTGG GTAGAAGACTTCAGTCATATGTAAGAAGGCGAATTCGTAAAATTTAA
- the LOC136268671 gene encoding desumoylating isopeptidase 1 homolog isoform X1 yields the protein MSTDASEPPGSKVFVNVYDIAVNNNQQLARFGVGIHHTGIEVYGIEYAYGGHAFDDTGVYEMSPRNEEEVCGEVIFNVSLFVGKTDLSESQARTRIYQIAEQFSGNTYHLLTRNCNHFTQEVCQELTGEILPSWVNRLAKVSSYIPFVNSFLPASWLYPWRDEKDEQSQTSSPVSFSASYKRMPIPSEKSYIV from the exons GCTGTTAATAATAATCAGCAGCTAGCAAGATTTGGTGTGGGAATACATCATACTGGCATCGAAGTGTACGGCATTG AGTATGCATATGGCGGCCATGCTTTTGATGACACTGGAGTATACGAAATGAGCCCTAGAAATGAAGAGGAGGTGTGCGGTGAAGTCATATTCAA TGTCTCTCTTTTTGTCGGAAAAACTGACCTATCCGAGTCTCAAGCCAGAACACGAATTTACCAGATAGCCGAGCAATTCAGTGGGAACACTTATCATTTATTAACAAG AAATTGCAATCACTTCACTCAAGAAGTTTGTCAA GAATTGACTGGGGAAATTTTACCCAGTTGGGTAAACAGACTAGCAAAGGTCAGCTCCTACATTCCATTTGTCAACTCGTTTCTCCCAGCTTCATGGCTTTATCCATGGAGGGATGAAAAAGATGAACAATCACAAA CCTCAAGCCCGGTATCATTTTCTGCAAGTTATAAAAGAATGCCAATTCCTTCAGAAAAATCATATATTGTATAA
- the LOC136268662 gene encoding betaine--homocysteine S-methyltransferase 1-like isoform X1, producing MAESPTGKRAKKSVRSLEERLNAGESVIVAEGYLLALSRRGYISHGTFIPDVVLEHPEMVRLLHYEFAHCGSDVMEAFQYFTLRSHLRKIGREDDLEKCNRLALKMAKEVADEKGLLFAGGLCNSSIYVPGDEKSHKEVRAIFEEQVKWCVEEGVDYMIGETFRYFGEAMIALDVIKAHGKPAVITFCFHRKDDNGQFTLLDEVNIGDACKQIADAGALVVGLNCARGPGMMIEVIEEISKKCPNVHLAALPVAYRTTEEEPTFYNITDKGLNQPAYPDGLDPLLVSISEIKDFTKKAYDLGVRYFGICCGNSGHYTRTMAETLGRSPPASKYATDVTSSSSVGQEMKGRTKMQDGRIL from the exons ATGGCGGAGTCACCTACTGGCAAGCGAGCCAAGAAAA GTGTCCGTAGTCTTGAAGAAAGGCTTAATGCGGGAGAGAGCGTGATAGTCGCTGAGGGATACCTGTTAGCCTTATCGCGCAGGGGTTATATTTCTCATGGCACGTTTATCCCTGACGTTGTGTTAGAACACCCAGAGATGGTGAGACTGCTTCATTACGAGTTCGCCCACTGTGGCAGTGACGTAATGGAAGCTTTTCAA TACTTCACACTGCGAAGCCATCTGAGGAAAATTGGGCGAGAAGATGATTTAGAGAAATGCAATCGGTTAGCATTAAAAATGGCTAAGGAGGTAGCTGATGAAAAGGGCTTGCTATTTGCTGGTGGGCTTTGCAACAGTTCCATATATGTTCCAGGTGATGAGAAATCACATAAGGAAGTTAGGGCCATTTTCGAAGAGCAAGTCAAATGGTGTGTCGAGGAAGGAGTAGACTACATGATTGGAGAGACATTTAGGTACTTTGGAGAAGCCATGATTGCACTAGACGTGATTAAGGCACATGGAAAACCTGCTGTGATTACCTTCTGTTTTCATAGAAAGGATGACAACGGACAATTTACCTTACTAGATGAGGTAAATATCGGTGATGCTTGTAAGCAAATTGCAGATGCTGGAGCTCTTGTAGTGGGATTGAACTGTGCTAGAGGTCCTGGTATGATGATAGAGGTCATTGAAGAAATCAGTAAGAAGTGTCCTAATGTCCACCTGGCAGCTCTACCAGTAGCATATCGCACAACTGAAGAGGAGCCAACCTTCTACAACATCACCGATAAAGGACTGAATCAACCAGCTTATCCAGATGGACTTGATCCACTTCTTGTCTCCATCTCAGAAATAAAGGATTTCACAAAAAAAGCTTATGACTTGGGTGTACGTTATTTTGGGATCTGTTGTGGTAATTCTGGTCATTACACGCGGACAATGGCAGAAACATTAGGTCGTTCCCCACCAGCCAGCAAATATGCTACAGATGTCACCAGTAGCAGTAGTGTTGGACAGGAGATGAAGGGTCGGACCAAAATGCAAGATGGTCGTATTTTGTAA
- the LOC136268665 gene encoding uncharacterized protein isoform X3, with product MDNIHLTEEQFHCFSQLAKNPKYAGKGMFQIRLDSPDERTSSDLHLSCVHRRWGANMKELNSRPDLRDGIFQSKVEKLTAEAKQVNRVGPAWSKQLPSMAHLVQLIRCEEKEGTSQRKELLLGLEKEIQRAISSCLIVTQKKSGFYKYENKLRLRLGRRLQSYVRRRIRKI from the exons ATGGATAATATTCACCTAACGGAAGAGCAGTTTCATTGTTTCTCTCAATTGGCAAAGAATCCAAAGTATGCAG GAAAAGGTATGTTTCAGATAAGACTGGATTCTCCTGATGAAAGGACATCTTCTGACTTGCATTTAAGTTGTGTACATCGACGATGGGGTGCTAACATGAAAGAATTAAATTCTAGACCAGACCTCAGAGATGGTATATTTCAGTCAAAGGTTGAGAAACTTACAGCAGAGGCAAAGCAGGTGAACAGGGTTGGTCCTGCTTGGTCTAAACAGTTACCGAGTATGGCTCATTTGGTTCAGCTCATTCGATGTGAAGAAAAGGAAG GTACCTCCCAACGAAAGGAACTTCTCTTG GGGCTTGAAAAAGAAATCCAGCGTGCAATAAGCTCCTGCCTAATTGTAACACAGAAGAAATCTGGTTTCTACAAGTATGAAAATAAACTCAGATTACGTCTGG GTAGAAGACTTCAGTCATATGTAAGAAGGCGAATTCGTAAAATTTAA
- the LOC136268665 gene encoding uncharacterized protein isoform X2 translates to MDNIHLTEEQFHCFSQLAKNPKYAGKGFVEDTTFKYPSWEELVTESVTNCRPYFVWCSIGGWLGALKLGLDELQCPEAQQLYSSIQQAFNHCLSVREAQQSFRYQRRNDSNRVISFIYFMSLGKGMFQIRLDSPDERTSSDLHLSCVHRRWGANMKELNSRPDLRDGIFQSKVEKLTAEAKQVNRVGPAWSKQLPSMAHLVQLIRCEEKEGTSQRKELLLGLEKEIQRAISSCLIVTQKKSGFYKYENKLRLRLEDFSHM, encoded by the exons ATGGATAATATTCACCTAACGGAAGAGCAGTTTCATTGTTTCTCTCAATTGGCAAAGAATCCAAAGTATGCAGGTAAAGGTTTTGTAGAGGATACCACATTCAAGTACCCCAGCTGGGAGGAATTGGTGACAGAGTCAGTAACAAATTGCCGTCCGTATTTTGTTTGGTGCAGTATTGGTGGATGGTTGGGTGCCTTAAAACTTGGACTAGATGAACTACAATGTCCAGAAGCACAACAACTTTATAGTAGCATACAGCAAGCTTTTAATCATTGTTTAAGTGTACGTGAAGCGCAACAGAGTTTTCGATATCAACGTAGAAATGACAGTAATCGAGTGATTAGCTTTATTTACTTTATGTCACTAGGAAAAGGTATGTTTCAGATAAGACTGGATTCTCCTGATGAAAGGACATCTTCTGACTTGCATTTAAGTTGTGTACATCGACGATGGGGTGCTAACATGAAAGAATTAAATTCTAGACCAGACCTCAGAGATGGTATATTTCAGTCAAAGGTTGAGAAACTTACAGCAGAGGCAAAGCAGGTGAACAGGGTTGGTCCTGCTTGGTCTAAACAGTTACCGAGTATGGCTCATTTGGTTCAGCTCATTCGATGTGAAGAAAAGGAAG GTACCTCCCAACGAAAGGAACTTCTCTTG GGGCTTGAAAAAGAAATCCAGCGTGCAATAAGCTCCTGCCTAATTGTAACACAGAAGAAATCTGGTTTCTACAAGTATGAAAATAAACTCAGATTACGTCTGG AAGACTTCAGTCATATGTAA
- the LOC136268671 gene encoding desumoylating isopeptidase 1 homolog isoform X2 — protein sequence MAVNNNQQLARFGVGIHHTGIEVYGIEYAYGGHAFDDTGVYEMSPRNEEEVCGEVIFNVSLFVGKTDLSESQARTRIYQIAEQFSGNTYHLLTRNCNHFTQEVCQELTGEILPSWVNRLAKVSSYIPFVNSFLPASWLYPWRDEKDEQSQTSSPVSFSASYKRMPIPSEKSYIV from the exons ATG GCTGTTAATAATAATCAGCAGCTAGCAAGATTTGGTGTGGGAATACATCATACTGGCATCGAAGTGTACGGCATTG AGTATGCATATGGCGGCCATGCTTTTGATGACACTGGAGTATACGAAATGAGCCCTAGAAATGAAGAGGAGGTGTGCGGTGAAGTCATATTCAA TGTCTCTCTTTTTGTCGGAAAAACTGACCTATCCGAGTCTCAAGCCAGAACACGAATTTACCAGATAGCCGAGCAATTCAGTGGGAACACTTATCATTTATTAACAAG AAATTGCAATCACTTCACTCAAGAAGTTTGTCAA GAATTGACTGGGGAAATTTTACCCAGTTGGGTAAACAGACTAGCAAAGGTCAGCTCCTACATTCCATTTGTCAACTCGTTTCTCCCAGCTTCATGGCTTTATCCATGGAGGGATGAAAAAGATGAACAATCACAAA CCTCAAGCCCGGTATCATTTTCTGCAAGTTATAAAAGAATGCCAATTCCTTCAGAAAAATCATATATTGTATAA